Proteins encoded together in one Hymenobacter psoromatis window:
- a CDS encoding Crp/Fnr family transcriptional regulator: MQALTDSRFLAVPYAEVMALLDEHQALERAFRKMTEHLLAGTITRHLELRTLPIAERLRVFAQRSPHLLQLVPHKYLASYLHISPTNFSKLYNAGAW; this comes from the coding sequence TTGCAGGCGCTCACCGACAGCCGCTTCCTCGCCGTTCCCTACGCTGAGGTAATGGCCTTGCTGGACGAGCACCAAGCCCTGGAGCGGGCCTTTCGCAAAATGACGGAACACCTGTTGGCCGGCACCATCACCCGCCATTTGGAGCTCCGTACCCTACCCATTGCCGAACGGCTGCGGGTCTTCGCTCAGCGCAGCCCGCACTTACTCCAACTCGTGCCCCACAAATACCTGGCGAGCTACCTGCACATCAGCCCCACCAATTTCAGCAAGCTTTACAACGCCGGGGCATGGTAA
- a CDS encoding alpha/beta fold hydrolase, with the protein MPAADFPWLDTQAYPFAPHYLLLLDGSHLHYVDERQGPVLLFVHGTPSCSFDFRRQIQGLSRAFRCVAVDHVGFGLSDKPEHYDYRPQQHARNLEHLIAHLDLRALTLIVHDFGGPIGLAYAVQHADNVRRLVILNSWLWDTSAEPAFAKLRPVLASPLLPWLYRWLNFSPRFLLPASFGARPLSPAVRRQYIAPFRRAKERNGMVGFAQALLHEQPWFGALGQQLPQLRDRPVLLLWGMRDKFCGPTYLRRFAQAFRHATVVELPTCGHVPQEEEAAAVLHHLWQFLAEREV; encoded by the coding sequence ATGCCCGCTGCTGACTTCCCCTGGCTGGATACCCAAGCGTATCCCTTCGCCCCGCATTATCTGTTGCTATTGGACGGGTCCCATCTGCACTACGTCGACGAGAGGCAAGGCCCGGTGCTGCTGTTTGTGCACGGCACCCCCTCATGTTCGTTTGACTTTCGGCGGCAAATCCAAGGACTCTCTAGGGCCTTTCGCTGCGTGGCCGTGGACCACGTGGGCTTTGGGCTCTCCGACAAGCCCGAACACTACGACTACCGGCCGCAACAGCACGCCCGCAACCTCGAACACCTGATTGCGCACCTAGACTTGCGGGCGCTGACGCTTATTGTGCATGATTTCGGCGGGCCGATTGGGCTGGCCTACGCCGTGCAGCACGCCGATAACGTACGCCGCTTAGTTATTCTCAACTCCTGGCTGTGGGATACATCGGCAGAACCGGCCTTTGCCAAGCTGCGCCCGGTGCTGGCCAGCCCACTCTTGCCGTGGCTGTACCGGTGGCTGAACTTCTCGCCCCGCTTTTTACTGCCGGCCTCGTTTGGAGCCCGTCCGCTGTCCCCCGCCGTGCGGCGGCAGTACATCGCGCCGTTCAGACGAGCAAAAGAGCGGAACGGGATGGTGGGCTTCGCGCAGGCCCTGCTCCACGAGCAACCCTGGTTCGGCGCGCTTGGGCAGCAGCTCCCCCAGTTGCGGGACCGCCCGGTGTTGCTGCTGTGGGGGATGCGTGACAAGTTCTGTGGGCCTACGTATTTGCGGCGATTTGCCCAAGCTTTTCGCCACGCGACGGTCGTCGAATTGCCTACTTGCGGCCATGTTCCGCAGGAGGAGGAAGCCGCTGCGGTCTTGCACCACCTGTGGCAGTTCTTAGCCGAAAGGGAGGTGTAA
- a CDS encoding DUF2235 domain-containing protein — protein MNTPLKSHSPPQPGVGLVVVGQKSKPINKPLMDMTAAVYFDGTGNNRTNVTYRIHAQHKEYNAQSVIVNGHTMPFTDSYGRGYSNIAILEYMSVVAPNHVSIYIGGAGAPSGAYPDQLGNAFGVGPTGVPNAVTRAIGEVTKAINKKLKAKGAQLGKLRVDVFGFSRGAAAARHFVARRTGQHFNFFGPYNDLISSLQVRPTAITINFVGLYDTVSSYGGENTGRKGATLAYEAVISTSKATRVVVDTVGLGPLLDEKIKPVAPKIKSTLEPYTAHGTTEEAVKLTTELAAQAAPVQMAGDHPFGNNVELLHLAIGGDATYVVQLAAGDEYRKLFPRTTIDSSVNAGKGFECVVPGSHGDVGGGYNPRMTEVYTAYTMTERNRLINEGWFKSQELTTLKEDQWHFRNPFSIYTGIIQKDLGSMLTHKTEVLRYMGTRQLVPDYQFVTLGLMLDLASKHGVEFARLRQRNLRWQVPLKLKPLYHKMHAYVMGRLHTSGPNVFNLVGGIFQGVRVRHQYLHLSSVMAGKGSFPNKLQGLVLGAREVNGVPTRQIIRDDAPGHYLPAHYKQQDYLVPPVVPPSPKTTTPSPPPIPYEPRYPRPGHDALGRPVNSYGQPLEE, from the coding sequence ATGAATACTCCCTTGAAATCTCACTCGCCGCCGCAGCCGGGCGTTGGCTTGGTAGTGGTGGGCCAAAAGTCAAAACCTATTAATAAACCGCTAATGGATATGACAGCGGCGGTCTACTTTGATGGCACCGGAAATAACCGTACCAACGTTACCTATCGCATTCATGCGCAGCATAAAGAATATAATGCTCAGTCAGTTATCGTTAATGGCCACACGATGCCCTTCACCGACAGCTATGGACGCGGCTACTCTAACATTGCCATCCTGGAGTATATGTCCGTGGTGGCTCCCAATCACGTGTCCATATACATCGGCGGGGCCGGCGCGCCATCCGGGGCTTACCCGGACCAACTGGGTAATGCCTTTGGGGTAGGTCCCACGGGCGTGCCCAATGCCGTTACCCGCGCCATCGGTGAAGTAACAAAAGCCATTAACAAAAAGCTGAAAGCCAAAGGAGCTCAGTTGGGTAAGCTCCGCGTAGACGTTTTTGGGTTTAGTCGCGGGGCGGCGGCAGCCAGGCACTTCGTTGCCCGGCGCACAGGGCAGCATTTTAACTTCTTCGGTCCCTATAATGACCTGATTTCCAGCCTACAAGTGAGGCCAACGGCGATTACCATTAATTTTGTAGGCCTCTACGATACCGTTTCCTCCTACGGGGGAGAGAACACGGGCCGCAAAGGGGCTACTTTAGCTTATGAGGCAGTGATTAGCACTTCAAAAGCCACGCGAGTTGTCGTTGATACAGTAGGACTCGGACCTCTTTTAGATGAAAAAATAAAGCCCGTTGCTCCCAAAATTAAATCTACTCTCGAACCATACACTGCCCACGGCACGACGGAGGAAGCAGTGAAGCTAACGACCGAGCTGGCTGCTCAAGCTGCTCCGGTGCAAATGGCAGGTGACCACCCATTTGGCAATAATGTAGAGCTATTACACCTAGCTATTGGGGGAGACGCCACTTACGTAGTGCAACTGGCTGCCGGGGACGAGTACCGCAAGCTCTTCCCCCGTACTACAATTGATAGCTCGGTCAATGCCGGCAAAGGTTTTGAGTGCGTAGTGCCAGGCTCTCACGGCGACGTGGGGGGCGGCTATAACCCTCGTATGACGGAAGTATACACGGCCTACACAATGACTGAACGGAACCGTCTTATCAATGAAGGATGGTTTAAGTCGCAAGAACTGACTACCCTGAAAGAAGACCAGTGGCATTTTAGAAATCCATTTTCAATATACACTGGCATTATTCAAAAAGACCTTGGGTCGATGCTCACGCATAAAACGGAAGTGTTGAGATATATGGGTACGCGACAGCTCGTCCCTGATTATCAGTTCGTAACGCTCGGCTTGATGCTAGACCTAGCAAGCAAGCACGGCGTTGAATTTGCGCGTCTTCGTCAACGCAATCTTCGCTGGCAGGTGCCGCTCAAGCTTAAGCCTCTTTATCATAAGATGCACGCCTATGTAATGGGCCGCTTGCATACCTCTGGGCCGAACGTTTTTAATTTAGTAGGAGGAATATTTCAGGGGGTACGGGTACGTCATCAATACTTGCACCTTTCGTCTGTCATGGCGGGGAAGGGCAGCTTTCCCAATAAGCTTCAAGGACTTGTTCTCGGAGCCCGAGAAGTCAATGGGGTGCCGACGAGACAGATTATTCGGGATGATGCACCAGGTCATTATCTGCCCGCCCACTACAAACAACAGGACTACCTCGTGCCGCCAGTCGTCCCACCCTCTCCTAAAACTACCACCCCTTCCCCCCCACCTATTCCTTATGAACCAAGATATCCTCGACCAGGCCATGATGCACTCGGGCGGCCTGTGAATAGCTACGGACAGCCTTTGGAAGAATAA
- a CDS encoding transposase, with protein MKDSPPPAKRRRYDAAFRAEALRLASESRSTQAAARALNIDPKRIYKWQKEALTPVAAARGAELDPATAAELRQLRAANRRQAQELDILKKAIAIFSQTPDQ; from the coding sequence ATGAAAGACAGCCCTCCACCTGCCAAACGCCGGCGCTATGATGCCGCCTTCCGGGCCGAAGCATTACGCCTGGCTAGTGAAAGCCGCTCGACCCAGGCCGCGGCGCGCGCCCTCAACATCGACCCCAAACGAATTTATAAGTGGCAGAAAGAAGCGCTTACCCCCGTGGCGGCCGCCCGAGGCGCAGAACTTGACCCCGCCACGGCCGCCGAGTTGCGCCAACTACGCGCGGCTAATCGGCGGCAGGCCCAGGAGCTAGATATTTTAAAAAAAGCCATTGCCATCTTCTCACAGACACCGGACCAATGA
- a CDS encoding IS3 family transposase, giving the protein MSRYRFIEAQRDHYPVRLLCELVQVPASGYYAWQQLQQQAVAKPEPAWETALVKVFGVHKRCYGTRRLRAELRRQGYRVGRQRLRTAMRRRGLHALQPKAFTPRTTDSTHGLRCAPNRLLDQPKPTQANRVWVSDITHLPLANGDWAYLCAFQDMASKQVVGWQVMATMPEELVTSALQRAFWAQPPTPDLVVHSDRGGQYCGNAYRQLLHNHEALRSQSRRGDCYDNAQAESLWSRLKTEVLEVRERPVFADLADAQASVAEYFDYYNHERLHSSIDYQMPYHTHQQLLQFSALNCPA; this is encoded by the coding sequence ATGAGTCGTTACCGCTTTATCGAGGCGCAGCGGGACCACTACCCCGTGCGCCTGCTCTGCGAGTTGGTGCAGGTACCTGCCAGCGGCTACTATGCTTGGCAACAGCTTCAACAGCAAGCAGTAGCTAAGCCAGAGCCAGCTTGGGAAACCGCACTAGTCAAGGTATTTGGGGTCCATAAACGCTGCTATGGTACGCGTCGGCTCCGCGCCGAACTGCGCCGCCAGGGCTACCGCGTCGGTCGGCAGCGGCTCCGCACAGCCATGCGCCGCCGAGGTCTGCACGCGCTGCAACCCAAGGCTTTTACCCCGCGCACCACCGACTCGACCCACGGGCTGCGCTGCGCGCCGAACCGGCTGCTCGACCAGCCCAAGCCTACCCAGGCTAACCGGGTCTGGGTCAGCGATATTACCCATCTACCGCTGGCTAACGGCGACTGGGCCTACCTGTGCGCTTTTCAAGACATGGCCAGCAAGCAGGTAGTCGGCTGGCAGGTAATGGCCACCATGCCTGAAGAGTTGGTGACTAGCGCCTTACAACGGGCTTTCTGGGCGCAGCCGCCCACGCCGGACCTCGTAGTCCACTCCGACCGGGGCGGGCAGTACTGTGGCAACGCCTACCGACAGCTGCTCCACAACCACGAGGCGCTGCGCTCGCAGAGCCGCCGGGGCGACTGCTACGATAATGCCCAGGCCGAAAGCCTCTGGTCGCGCCTCAAAACCGAAGTGCTCGAAGTCCGCGAGCGACCCGTTTTTGCCGACTTGGCCGACGCCCAAGCCAGCGTTGCCGAGTATTTTGACTACTACAATCACGAACGCCTACACTCCAGCATCGACTACCAGATGCCGTATCACACTCACCAACAGCTTCTTCAATTTAGTGCCCTAAACTGTCCAGCGTAA
- a CDS encoding DUF2931 family protein, translating to MQPLSSPEFKLSAAPCAAAGYPMEIHAGVFRGPGNKAFPVPSGHYLTGDWGDSAIHWALSDELQPAPETLDLLYFSYAEDRFYEGQFWLPHAQLQAWLQAGYWDTDENGHATYDELVVCVLPKGAVVLWLAGVGQQVLVGRYQAGQAMVDFRQLYGEADRLLMLQETRAELLPAVRQQLAAGTLSARPWDDYLVRYPWQLTFNQPLTLRNYTITYLSGESTAYPLTRDLVLYCQVLLGPEAKPMPLRWVLHVTDEAQHLYLLRVDPFDEAEMMAAFRALQQTSPTSPPTLEVETDKYLKKAALVLHHGGRRIPLTKSRVEILDGD from the coding sequence ATGCAGCCGCTCTCCTCCCCCGAATTTAAACTTTCGGCGGCGCCCTGCGCCGCCGCGGGCTACCCGATGGAAATTCACGCGGGGGTATTTCGCGGTCCGGGGAACAAAGCGTTTCCAGTGCCCTCAGGCCACTATCTGACCGGCGACTGGGGGGATTCGGCGATTCACTGGGCGCTGAGCGACGAGTTGCAGCCTGCACCGGAGACCCTGGACCTGCTTTATTTCTCTTACGCGGAGGACCGGTTTTACGAGGGTCAGTTCTGGCTACCTCATGCGCAGCTGCAAGCGTGGCTGCAAGCGGGCTACTGGGACACCGACGAAAACGGGCACGCCACCTACGACGAGTTGGTCGTGTGCGTGCTACCCAAGGGGGCTGTGGTGCTGTGGCTGGCGGGCGTGGGCCAGCAGGTGCTGGTGGGGCGATATCAGGCCGGGCAGGCGATGGTGGACTTCCGCCAGCTCTACGGCGAGGCCGACCGGCTGCTGATGCTCCAGGAGACGCGGGCCGAGCTGTTACCCGCCGTGCGGCAGCAGCTGGCGGCAGGTACCCTCAGTGCCCGGCCCTGGGATGACTACCTGGTGCGGTATCCGTGGCAGCTAACTTTCAATCAGCCGCTTACCCTTAGGAATTATACCATCACTTATCTCAGCGGCGAAAGCACGGCCTACCCGCTCACCCGCGATTTGGTCCTCTACTGCCAGGTTCTACTCGGTCCCGAGGCTAAGCCTATGCCGCTCCGCTGGGTGCTGCACGTGACGGATGAGGCCCAGCACCTCTACTTGCTGCGGGTGGACCCCTTCGACGAGGCCGAAATGATGGCTGCTTTTCGGGCCCTGCAGCAGACCAGCCCCACCAGCCCGCCAACCCTGGAGGTCGAAACGGATAAGTACCTGAAGAAAGCTGCGCTGGTGCTGCACCACGGAGGCCGGCGCATCCCGCTGACTAAGAGCCGGGTTGAGATTCTGGATGGGGATTAA